A DNA window from Aspergillus nidulans FGSC A4 chromosome V contains the following coding sequences:
- a CDS encoding peroxidase (transcript_id=CADANIAT00003649) — MSKPGDYNAVRRDIAAQLKKPGYDDGSAGPVFVRLAWHSSGTYDAASDTGGSNGAGMRYEAEGGDPANAGLQHGRAFLEPVKEKHPWITYSDLWTLAGVVAIEEMGGPKIPWLPGRTDFVDDSKVPPRGRLPDGAQGADHLRFIFYRMGFNDQEIVALAGGHNLGRCHADRSGFQGPWVNNPTRFSNQFFKLLLNMEWKPKTLENGVSQFVYIDPEAEDHEEPLMMLPTDVALRDDPAFRPWVERYAKDKDLFFDHFSKAFAKLIELGIQRDASGKVTNTDNVKGGYHSAPKKSDEPTGPPRPHTAQRAAKL; from the exons ATGAGCAAACCCGGAGACTACAACGCAGTCCGACGCGACATCGCCGCGCAGCTCAAGAAGCCCGGCTACGATGATGGTAGCGCAGGCCCCGTCTTCGTCCGTCTCGCATG GCACTCCTCCGGCACATACGACGCTGCAAGCGATACCGGCGGCTCTAACGGCGCGGGAATGCGCTATGAAGCCGAAGGTGGCGACCCGGCAAACGCCGGTCTCCAACACGGCCGCGCCTTCCTAGAGCCCGTGAAGGAGAAGCACCCCTGGATCACATACAGCGATTTGTGGACGCTTGCAGGCGTCGTCGCAATCGAAGAGATGGGCGGGCCCAAGATTCCGTGGCTACCGGGCCGTACCGACTTTGTCGACGACTCCAAGGTGCCTCCGCGCGGACGATTGCCTGATGGCGCACAGGGCGCCGACCACctccgcttcatcttctaccGGATGGGCTTCAACGACCAAGAGATCGTGGCACTGGCGGGCGGACACAACCTAGGACGGTGCCATGCTGATCGCTCAGGGTTCCAGGGCCCTTGGGTGAACAATCCGACGCGGTTCTCGAACCAGTTCTTCAAACTGCTGCTGAATATGGAGTGGAAGCCCAAGACGTTAGAGAACGGTGTTAGTCAGTTTGTGTATATTGAtccggaggcggaggaccaTGAGGAGCCGCTCATGATGCTACCAACAGACGTTGCGTTGAGGGATGATCCTGCGTTCCGGCCTTGGGTGGAACGGTATGCGAAGGACAAGGATCTCTTCTTTGACCACTTCTCGAAGGCATTTGCCAAGTTGATTGAGTTGGGGATCCAGAGAGATGCGAGCGGCAAGGTCACGAATACCGATAACGTCAAGGGTGGCTACCACTCTGCGCCCAAGAAGAGCGATGAGCCGACTGGGCCGCCCCGTCCGCATACAGCTCAGCGTGCTGCTAAGCTGTAG
- a CDS encoding uncharacterized protein (transcript_id=CADANIAT00003650), whose amino-acid sequence MDSFTESISHKLPYLSSDQKTDLIDSIAKKMISTMIIISREIDRGNLDADNTTPIHNFIRTILRHERAQLRKLERRVARYQRRARRWRAERRRIQHEIAEIVRVLHEAWMEKNLKGSSPRTEARAERRPDSGSGDGSCGNFGESENTQ is encoded by the coding sequence ATGGACTCCTTCACAGAATCCATTTCGCATAAACTCCCTTACCTCTCCTCAGACCAAAAAACGGACCTGATAGACTCCatcgcgaagaagatgataaGCACCATGATCATCATTTCCAGAGAGATTGACCGCGGCAATCTAGACGCCGACAACACTACGCCCATTCACAATTTCATCAGAACCATTCTGCGCCACGAGCGCGCGCAGCTGCGGAAGCTAGAGCGGAGGGTGGCACGGTACCAGCGCCGAGCGCGACGCTGGCGGGCGGAGCGGCGGCGGATACAGCATGAGATTGCGGAGATAGTGCGGGTTTTGCACGAGGcttggatggagaagaatcTGAAGGGTTCAAGTCCAAGAACAGAGGCAAGGGCAGAGCGACGGCCAGACTCGGGATCGGGCGACGGTTCATGTGGCAATTTTGGCGAATCAGAGAACACACAGTAA
- a CDS encoding HSP70/90 family co-chaperone CNS1 (transcript_id=CADANIAT00003651): protein MSAHPRIEELPDDFDESLDLNAAPPQPTTPPTAGPELPVPGNEERLKELEKDGQAPKLPPAMAAVESHTTDELADILNKTPLFMTDISKAGDENGENIMLDALRALQNEGTRGDVAQNFREQGNEAAREKRWIDAKEYYTKGIAVLRSKEQKWDKPEDEKEEERLLREVEEASYINRALCNLELKNYRSTTLDCAAVLKLNPKNIKAYYRSAMALYALDKIPEAEDVATRGLSLDPNNKSLQTISSKIADRKASLERIAAKRRAEDERARKEKALLSTALRARQIRTRKTGQPPEMEDANIRLTPDPLSPESTLEFPTVLLYPMDAQSDFIKGFPEATSIEDHLEYIFPLPWDTKKEYTVKNVDCFMDTYTGGLIKAGKKLPLLQILSGSNVEIVDELVKIYVVPSSKSKEFITAMKARKTG from the exons ATGTCCGCCCATCCGCGGATTGAAGAACTCCCCGACGACTTCGATGAGTCGCTAGACCTCAACGCCGCCCCGCCGCAACCAACCACCCCGCCCACTGCAGGCCCCGAGCTCCCCGTGCCTGGAAATGAAGAGCGATTAAAAGAACTCGAGAAGGATGGTCAGGCGCCGAAACTCCCGCCGGCCATGGCGGCCGTGGAGTCCCATACGACAGATGAGCTGGCGGATATTCTGAACAAGACGCCGCTGTTTATGACGGATATCAGCAAAGCGGGAGATGAGA ACGGCGAAAATATCATGTTAGATGCGCTGCGCGCACTACAGAACGAAGGAACGCGCGGCGACGTTGCGCAGAATTTCCGCGAGCAAGGCAATGAAGCtgcgagggagaagaggtggATTGACGCAAAGGAGTACTATACAAAGGGGATCGCGGTATTGCGCTCAAAGGAGCAGAAGTGGGATAAGccggaggatgagaaggaggaggagaggcttCTGCgggaggtcgaggaggcgtCGTATATAAATCGGGCGCTGTGTAATCTGGAGCTGA AGAACTACCGTTCAACGACCCTCGACTGTGCCGCGGTTCTGAAGCTGAACCCCAAAAACATCAAAGCCTACTATCGTTCTGCTATGGCGCTATACGCGCTCGACAAGATCCCGGAGGCTGAGGATGTCGCTACTCGTGGCCTATCCCTGGATCCAAACAACAAATCCCTCCAAACCATCTCGTCCAAGATTGCAGACCGAAAAGCCTCTCTCGAACGGATAGCTGCGAAGCGTAGAGCCGAGGACGAGCGAGCACGCAAAGAAAAGGCCCTTTTGAGCACAGCCCTTCGTGCGCGCCAAATCCGCACCCGCAAGACCGGCCAGCCGCCCGAGATGGAAGACGCCAATATCAGACTCACGCCTGACCCGCTTTCACCGGAGAGCACGCTTGAGTTCCCGACTGTCCTGCTCTACCCGATGGATGCGCAGTCGGATTTCATCAAGGGGTTCCCCGAGGCCACTTCTATCGAAGACCATCTAGAGTATATTTTCCCGCTTCCGTGGGATACCAAGAAGGAGTACACAGTGAAGAATGTGGATTGCTTTATGGATACATATACGGGTGGGCTGATCAAGGCGGGCAAGAAGCTGCCGCTCCTGCAGATCCTCAGCGGCAGTAATgttgagattgtggatgagCTGGTGAAGATCTATGTGGTGCCGAGCTCCAAGAGTAAGGAGTTTATTACAGCGATgaaagcgaggaagacggGTTGA
- a CDS encoding DUF2841 domain-containing protein (transcript_id=CADANIAT00003652) has translation MPGCPDSTNRALDSLESQHFALLYIDESGKLRFEASPSIANDAHAILSPEVTHSFLKAVAGSENGARAGSESAAEFRSGRSSSSPDSPVSSFSPRSNTSLPLDGSRKRKRASHEYVLPMSITSYPKTMLPVGNKRILRSYYEKAFECLQQTNCRILAKAYIKLVEPRKQVTYPYNGHKVVAGVPQQFDPEETRPLWWPTGVTHREPDHLRKPERIRLLIHILCELRESHAICVEKLREADQAIRRQISPVERLQVLDEIYRVRGEEERYLDGRSDSRAVVYVSRVHLPEIADAQTSLHPSNDSTALPDGYREDVPDLVHTSVPPSSSLSTSYSLPKRELDTTSNSITSISIPTSNPTVSTTWEAFHPTIPVSATLPPIHSSMQQDGTDHTKMPYALSYPTSPYGYHQPAPALEMQPFAMGYTNINPHLPPQPSQQNDAHHGHPQTHASMSMMRTDTGFGHHPYYFNC, from the exons ATG CCTGGGTGTCCAGACTCGACGAACAGGGCATTGGATAGCCTGGAGTCCCAGCATTTTGCATTGCTCTACATCGACGAAAGTGGCAAATTGCGCTTTGAAGCCTCTCCTTCGATCGCCAATGACGCTCACGCTATACTGTCTCCAGAAGTTACGCATTCATTCCTCAAGGCAGTTGCTGGGTCTGAGAATGGGGCCAGAGCTG GCTCTGAATCAGCCGCCGAATTTCGAAGTGGAaggagttcttcttctccggatTCACCTGTTTCTAGCTTTAGCCCCAGATCCAATAC TTCGCTCCCCCTTGACGGTAGCCGGAAACGCAAACGGGCATCGCACGAGTATGTGCTGCCGATGAGCATCACTTCATATCCGAAGACAATGCTTCCAGTCGGAAACAAACGCATTCTGCGGAGTTACTACGAGAAAGCCTTTGAATGTCTCCAGCAGACCAACTGTCGCATATTGGCAAAGGCCTATATCAAACTCGTCGAACCACGGAAGCAGGTCACCTACCCATACAACGGCCACAAGGTCGTTGCCGGTGTCCCTCAGCAGTTTGACCCTGAAGAGACAAGACCGTTGTGGTGGCCAACGGGCGTCACCCATCGCGAACCGGATCATCTCCGAAAGCCAG AGCGCATCCGCCTACTCATTCATATTCTCTGTGAGCTCCGCGAGAGCCACGCCATCTGCGTCGAAAAATTGAGAGAAGCCGACCAAGCGATACGTCGCCAGATATCGCCCGTTGAGCGTCTTCAGGTCTTGGACGAGATCTACCGAGTCCGCGGTGAAGAAGAACGTTACCTTGACGGTCGCTCCG ACTCCCGAGCAGTCGTATATGTCTCCCGCGTTCACCTCCCAGAAATAGCCGACGCCCAAACTTCCCTCCACCCTTCAAATGACTCGACCGCGCTACCCGACGGGTATCGTGAGGACGTCCCTGATCTAGTGCACACCTCGGTGcctccatcttcaagccTCTCCACCAGCTACAGCCTTCCCAAAAGAGAGCTTGACACAACGTCGAATTCCATCACTTCCATTTCCATCCCTACTAGTAATCCCACAGTTTCAACGACATGGGAAGCATTTCATCCCACAATCCCAGTGTCAGCCACACTACCGCCAATACACTCGTCTATGCAACAGGACGGTACAGATCACACGAAAATGCCTTACGCTCTTAGCTACCCGACGTCACCATATGGGTACCATCAACCCGCACCGGCTCTAGAGATGCAGCCGTTTGCTATGGGCTATACAAATATCAATCCACATCTACCACCTCAACCCTCGCAACAGAATGACGCTCATCACGGCCATCCGCAGACACACGCCTCTATGTCTATGATGCGTACGGACACGGGATTTGGCCATCATCCTTATTACTTTAACTGTTGA
- a CDS encoding uncharacterized protein (transcript_id=CADANIAT00003653), with protein MDPNASGYPMQHNPGYPVPSQGTPQQFPYYPNQMPSFPQSNAPSQPSFGAVPLQPGGAMMPPAFPQQSPGPHANFSTPFSQPPVTGPFPQPTTTTPNIPATQAQTFPPNMTSGLTKTMAPVQQPIPAQQAPIQNSAPAVQSPGVQSPAALAREKERVSVLLEINSILLQEAINLQTSGKAGGAPAQQGDSNPSPTESAPDKNIQRSPEYVNCMRRLQANLAYLATVADKGKKSGGVVPPAPAIMTPPPNLPAVNDLYTKLNELFPRTAQGTANLNQSGAQGNGGPNLSPTTENAV; from the exons ATGGACCCCAACGCTTCTGGCTATCCAATGCAGCACAACCCCGGTTACCCTGTCCCTTCGCAGGGCACTCCACAACAGTTCCCTTACTATCCGAATCAGATGCCGTCGTTTCCCCAGTCAAATGCTCCCTCGCAGCCCTCTTTCGGTGCTGTACCACTGCAACCAGGCGGAGCTATGATGCCCCCAGCCTTTCCACAGCAATCGCCAG GACCTCACGCGAACTTCTCGACCCCATTTTCCCAGCCCCCCGTTACCGGTCCTTTTCCTCAGCCGACAACCACAACGCCAAATATACCCGCGACGCAAGCGCAGACCTTCCCACCAAACATGACCTCTGGTCTGACGAAGACTATGGCTCCTGTTCAGCAGCCGATCCCTGCGCAACAGGCTCCGATACAGAATTCTGCCCCGGCTGTTCAATCACCAGGCGTACAGTCTCCGGCAGCGCTGGCGCGGGAAAAGGAGCGTGTCTCGGTTCTTTTGGAGATAAACTCGATTCTGCTGCAGGAGGCCATCAACCTCCAGACATCAGGCAAAGCAGGCGGCGCACCCGCTCAACAGGGGGATTCGAACCCGTCACCGACTGAATCGGCTCCCGACAAAAACATTCAACGATCCCCCGAATACGTTAATTGCATGCGCCGTCTGCAAGCAAACCTGGCATATCTAGCAACGGTGGCAGACAAGGGCAAAAAGTCTGGAGGTGTTGTCCCTCCAGCACCCGCCATTATGACACCGCCTCCCAACCTGCCGGCCGTCAATGACCTCTATACGAAGCTGAATGAGCTCTTCCCGCGTACTGCGCAAGGAACAGCGAACCTTAATCAGTCTGGCGCCCAAGGAAATGGGGGTCCGAACCTATCGCCCACTACTGAAAACGCCGTGTGA